From the Arvicola amphibius chromosome 2, mArvAmp1.2, whole genome shotgun sequence genome, one window contains:
- the Med21 gene encoding mediator of RNA polymerase II transcription subunit 21 → MADRLTQLQDAVNSLADQFCNAIGVLQQCGPPASFSNIQTAINKDQPANPTEEYAQLFAALIARTAKDIDVLIDSLPSEESTAALQAASLYKLEEENHEAATCLEDVVYRGDMLLEKIQSALADIAQSQLKTRSGTRSQSLPDS, encoded by the exons ATGGCGGATCGGCTCACGCAGCTGCAGGACGCCGTGAACTCG ctTGCAGATCAGTTCTGTAACGCCATTGGCGTGTTACAGCAGTGTGGTCCTCCCGCCTCCTTCAGTAACATCCAGACAGCCATCAACAAAGACCAGCCAGCCAATCCCACAGAAG AGTATGCCCAGCTTTTTGCAGCACTGATTGCACGAACAGCAAAAGATATTGATGTTTTGATAGATTCCTTACCCAGTGAAGAGTCAACAGCTGCTTTACAG GCTGCTAGCTTATATaagctggaagaagaaaaccacGAAGCTGCCACCTGCCTGGAGGACGTTGTTTACCGAGGAGACATGCTTCTGGAGAAGATCCAGAGCGCCCTTGCTGACATTGCACAGTCGCAGCTGAAGACCCGGAGCGGCACCCGCAGCCAGTCTCTGCCCGACTCCTAG